The following coding sequences lie in one Nonomuraea muscovyensis genomic window:
- a CDS encoding MurR/RpiR family transcriptional regulator: MTGGRVPGATTPAQPANPVAAVRAVLPSLTPAAQTIARIILSDPELVVRSTITEFSAVSGTSEATIVRTARVLGFSGYSQLRFALAAAVAKEQAREPDRLVPGDLGPDDPLTDVIAKVARSEAEALADTAAQLDPVLLGRVVTAIAAARRVDVYGVAASGLVAADMSQKLLRIGVSSHPFADAHLALTSAALLRPGDVAVAISCSGETPDVLVPARTAAEAGAVVVGITNNPRSSLAEVAHHTMVSAGRETAFRPGALASRISQLLIVDCVFVGLAQRTYDTASAAIHATREATNRYRHRS, translated from the coding sequence ATGACCGGCGGCCGGGTGCCCGGCGCCACCACCCCTGCGCAGCCCGCCAACCCGGTGGCCGCGGTGCGGGCGGTGTTGCCGTCGCTCACGCCCGCGGCGCAGACCATCGCCCGCATCATCCTCAGCGACCCCGAGCTCGTGGTCCGGAGCACCATCACCGAGTTCAGCGCGGTGTCCGGCACCAGCGAGGCGACCATCGTCCGCACCGCCCGCGTGCTCGGCTTCTCCGGCTACTCGCAGCTCCGCTTCGCGCTGGCCGCGGCCGTCGCCAAGGAGCAGGCCAGGGAGCCGGACCGGCTCGTGCCCGGCGACCTCGGCCCCGACGACCCGCTCACCGACGTCATCGCCAAGGTCGCCCGCTCGGAGGCGGAGGCGCTGGCCGACACGGCGGCGCAGCTCGACCCGGTCCTGCTCGGCCGGGTGGTGACCGCCATCGCCGCCGCCCGCCGCGTCGACGTGTACGGCGTGGCCGCCTCGGGCCTGGTGGCCGCCGACATGTCGCAGAAGCTGCTGCGGATCGGCGTGTCCAGCCATCCGTTCGCCGACGCCCACCTCGCCCTCACCAGTGCCGCCCTGCTGCGCCCCGGCGACGTGGCCGTGGCGATCAGTTGCAGCGGCGAGACGCCCGACGTCCTCGTCCCCGCCCGCACGGCCGCCGAGGCGGGGGCCGTGGTCGTGGGCATCACCAACAACCCGCGCTCGTCGCTGGCGGAGGTGGCCCACCACACGATGGTGTCGGCGGGCCGCGAGACCGCCTTCCGGCCCGGGGCGCTGGCCAGCCGCATCAGCCAGCTCCTGATCGTCGACTGCGTCTTCGTCGGCCTCGCCCAGCGCACCTACGACACGGCCAGCGCCGCCATCCACGCCACCCGCGAGGCCACGAACCGCTACCGCCACCGCTCCTGA
- a CDS encoding glycoside hydrolase family 3 protein, with protein MSADLYRLALAVLQPGYEETTAPDWLRRALGEGLGGAVLFARNRPDAGHVRALRAENPGVVVAVDEEGGAVTRLEVAAGSSFPGNRALGVIDDVALTERVGRQIGRMLAEADITLNYAPSADVNADPANPVIGVRSFGPTADLVARHTVAYVHGVQGAGVAACAKHFPGHGDTATDSHLALPTVHASGQVLAERDLPPFRAAIRAGVRAIMCGHLLVPALDPELPATLSRAILTDLLRDGLGFDGMLVTDAIEMRAVAARFTPGEIAVRALAAGADAICAGLTTERTLYELRDAIVAAVREGVLPEERLAQAAARVRAVSDWYGEQAALREKARADADPGVGLDAARAALTTSGTGRLTRPPLVVEVNTRFSQAVDPAMPAGLTAALAELLPGTARARLAEEGELPPFDDRPVVLVVHDAARHAWVRERVAQAVRVRPDVIVVDTGVPADPPAGPHATHVATHGVSRVSARAAAEWLVR; from the coding sequence ATGTCCGCTGACCTGTACCGACTCGCCCTGGCGGTCCTGCAGCCCGGCTACGAAGAGACCACCGCACCCGACTGGCTGCGCAGGGCCCTGGGCGAGGGACTGGGCGGAGCGGTGCTGTTCGCCCGCAACCGGCCGGACGCGGGGCACGTACGGGCCCTGCGCGCCGAGAATCCCGGCGTCGTCGTCGCCGTCGACGAGGAGGGCGGGGCAGTCACCAGACTGGAGGTGGCCGCCGGCAGCTCCTTCCCCGGCAACCGCGCGCTCGGCGTGATCGACGACGTCGCCCTCACCGAGCGGGTGGGCCGCCAGATCGGCCGGATGCTCGCCGAAGCCGACATCACGCTCAACTACGCGCCCTCGGCCGACGTCAACGCCGACCCGGCCAACCCGGTGATCGGCGTCCGCTCGTTCGGCCCGACGGCGGACCTCGTCGCCCGGCACACCGTCGCCTACGTCCACGGCGTGCAGGGAGCGGGGGTCGCCGCCTGCGCCAAGCACTTCCCCGGCCACGGCGACACGGCCACCGACTCACACCTGGCGCTGCCGACCGTGCACGCCTCCGGACAGGTGCTGGCGGAACGCGACCTGCCGCCGTTCCGCGCCGCGATCCGGGCCGGCGTCCGGGCGATCATGTGCGGCCACCTGCTGGTGCCCGCCCTCGACCCCGAGCTGCCCGCCACGCTCAGCCGCGCCATCCTGACCGACCTGCTCCGGGACGGGCTGGGCTTCGACGGGATGCTGGTCACGGACGCGATCGAGATGCGGGCGGTGGCGGCCAGGTTCACCCCCGGCGAGATCGCCGTGCGCGCCCTCGCCGCCGGCGCCGACGCCATCTGCGCCGGCCTCACCACCGAGCGCACCCTGTACGAGCTGCGCGACGCCATCGTGGCGGCCGTCCGCGAGGGCGTGCTCCCCGAGGAGCGCCTGGCGCAGGCCGCCGCCCGGGTGCGGGCCGTGTCCGACTGGTACGGCGAGCAGGCGGCGCTGCGCGAGAAGGCCCGCGCCGACGCCGACCCCGGCGTGGGCCTCGACGCCGCCCGGGCGGCGCTCACCACGTCCGGGACCGGCCGGCTGACCCGGCCACCGCTCGTCGTGGAGGTCAACACCCGCTTCAGCCAGGCCGTCGACCCGGCCATGCCGGCCGGCCTGACGGCCGCGCTCGCCGAACTGCTGCCCGGCACCGCCCGCGCCCGGCTCGCGGAGGAGGGCGAGCTGCCACCGTTCGACGACCGGCCGGTGGTGCTCGTGGTGCACGACGCCGCCCGGCACGCCTGGGTCCGGGAGCGGGTGGCGCAGGCCGTACGGGTGCGCCCCGACGTCATCGTCGTGGACACCGGTGTCCCGGCCGACCCGCCCGCCGGCCCGCACGCCACCCATGTCGCCACGCACGGCGTCTCCCGCGTCTCGGCACGGGCCGCGGCCGAATGGCTGGTGCGATGA
- a CDS encoding citrate/2-methylcitrate synthase, with translation MADKPTKGLADVVAASTALSDIDGKAGRLFYRGYDIHDLAGRATFEETAHLLQRGKLPSRAELAEFGAELVRGRELGSLVSANIPEIAEKQKPMEALRSLVSLSGADDLDKDSIEPDANLRKAARLTAQQPLLVARYHAARTGGRTPEPDAELNIAANFLLQVTGRMPERREIEIFDACLVLHADHTMNASTFAARVCAATLSDMHSAIVAAIGTLKGPLHGGANEQVMKTLESISPSGVAQAVRDRLAAGEKIMGFGHRVYKTEDPRATHLRKMSQELAEASGDDTYYRMSKEMEEVVFETKGLYPNVDFYAASVYHYLGIPTDLFTPVFSISRMSGWTAHVIEQHADNRLIRPDSEYIGERDQKWKPIEER, from the coding sequence ATGGCGGACAAGCCCACGAAAGGCCTGGCCGACGTCGTAGCCGCGTCCACTGCGCTGAGCGACATCGACGGGAAGGCCGGTCGTCTCTTCTACCGTGGATACGACATCCATGACCTGGCCGGCCGAGCGACGTTCGAGGAGACCGCGCACCTGCTCCAGCGGGGCAAGCTGCCCAGCCGCGCGGAGCTGGCGGAGTTCGGCGCCGAGTTGGTCCGGGGCCGTGAGCTGGGCTCGCTCGTGTCCGCGAACATCCCTGAGATCGCCGAGAAGCAGAAACCGATGGAGGCGCTGCGCAGCCTGGTCTCCCTGTCGGGCGCCGACGATCTCGACAAGGACTCCATCGAGCCCGACGCCAACCTGCGCAAGGCCGCCCGGCTGACCGCGCAGCAGCCGCTGCTCGTCGCCCGCTACCACGCGGCCCGCACCGGGGGCCGGACGCCCGAGCCCGACGCCGAGCTGAACATCGCCGCGAACTTCCTGCTTCAGGTCACCGGCCGCATGCCGGAGCGGCGCGAGATCGAGATCTTCGACGCCTGCCTGGTGCTGCACGCCGACCACACCATGAACGCCTCCACGTTCGCCGCCCGCGTGTGCGCCGCGACCCTGTCGGACATGCACTCCGCCATCGTCGCCGCGATCGGCACGCTCAAGGGCCCGCTGCACGGCGGCGCGAACGAGCAGGTCATGAAGACCCTGGAGTCGATCTCGCCGTCCGGCGTGGCCCAGGCCGTGCGCGACAGGCTGGCCGCGGGCGAGAAGATCATGGGCTTCGGACACCGGGTGTACAAGACCGAGGACCCGCGCGCCACCCACCTGCGCAAGATGTCGCAGGAGCTGGCCGAGGCGTCCGGTGACGACACCTACTACCGCATGTCGAAGGAGATGGAGGAGGTCGTCTTCGAGACCAAGGGGTTGTATCCGAACGTCGACTTCTACGCGGCGTCGGTCTACCACTACCTTGGCATTCCGACCGACCTCTTCACGCCGGTCTTCTCGATCAGCCGTATGTCGGGATGGACGGCCCATGTCATCGAGCAGCACGCCGACAACCGGCTGATCCGCCCCGACAGTGAATACATCGGGGAGCGTGACCAGAAGTGGAAGCCGATCGAGGAACGGTGA
- a CDS encoding DUF3017 domain-containing protein, with the protein MNRSGETWGPYPLILAGAVVAVATALLADLRWGGFALGGMIMIAAALRFAGYGGALAVRSRKTDVITLGVFGFVLVLTSMLLGNNALKAFIMSLFAR; encoded by the coding sequence GTGAACCGTTCCGGCGAGACCTGGGGACCGTACCCGCTGATCCTGGCGGGTGCGGTCGTCGCCGTTGCCACGGCACTGCTGGCGGACCTGAGGTGGGGCGGGTTCGCACTGGGGGGAATGATCATGATCGCGGCCGCGCTGCGCTTCGCCGGGTACGGCGGGGCGCTCGCCGTCCGCAGCAGGAAGACCGACGTCATCACGCTGGGCGTGTTCGGGTTCGTGCTCGTGCTGACCTCGATGTTGCTGGGGAACAACGCGCTGAAGGCGTTCATCATGTCCCTTTTCGCACGGTGA
- a CDS encoding glycoside hydrolase family 10 protein, with amino-acid sequence MPSRRTVLKGLALAAAATAVPLPALASSASSLDDAYVPPLRQMRGMWIASVVNINWPSKQGLSVDQQKAEYIAWMDLAVQRKLNSVFVQIRPTADAFWPSPFEPWSHWLTGTQGQDPGYDPLGFAVEEAHKRGLAFHAWFNPYRVSMQPDPAQLHPDHPGRKHPDWILPFGGKLYYNPGLPEVRKFCQDAMLDALTRYDIDGLHFDDYFYPTNTTAFDDSAAFAQHGAGFPDLATWRRHNVDLMVSEMQQRVREVRPEVAWGISPSGIWRNKAVDPLGSDTNGGQSYDNLHADTRGWVKKGWLDYIAPQLYWYIGQPPADYSKLVPWWSDVASGTNTLLWIGQAAYKAGDPAQAAPWQDPAELSKHLTLNRAHPEISGDIWYNANDLRADRIASISTAVGDHYTRPALAPVLPRLAGGEGPRRPVVAYALRRPAGGVEVRAVATGRDEPFQFAVFRFPDRAASGAFGDARHLVAVVPGDRQVRWVDPDGKRGDHYYVVAVDRANRTSRPSNGFRVL; translated from the coding sequence ATGCCCAGCAGAAGGACAGTTCTCAAGGGTCTCGCCCTCGCCGCCGCCGCCACCGCAGTACCGCTGCCCGCCTTAGCCTCCTCCGCGTCCTCGCTCGACGACGCCTACGTCCCGCCGCTGCGCCAGATGCGCGGCATGTGGATCGCGTCGGTCGTCAACATCAACTGGCCCTCCAAGCAGGGGCTGAGCGTGGACCAGCAGAAGGCCGAGTACATCGCCTGGATGGACCTGGCCGTGCAGCGCAAGCTCAACTCGGTCTTCGTGCAGATCCGGCCGACCGCCGACGCCTTCTGGCCGTCGCCGTTCGAGCCGTGGTCGCACTGGCTGACCGGCACCCAGGGGCAGGATCCCGGCTACGACCCCCTCGGATTCGCCGTGGAGGAGGCGCACAAGCGCGGCCTGGCCTTCCACGCGTGGTTCAACCCGTATCGCGTCTCCATGCAGCCGGACCCGGCCCAGCTCCACCCCGACCACCCCGGCCGCAAGCACCCCGACTGGATCCTGCCGTTCGGCGGCAAGCTCTACTACAACCCTGGCCTGCCCGAGGTGCGGAAGTTCTGCCAGGACGCCATGCTCGACGCGCTCACCCGCTACGACATCGACGGCCTGCACTTCGACGACTACTTCTACCCCACCAACACCACGGCCTTCGACGACAGCGCCGCGTTCGCCCAGCACGGGGCCGGCTTCCCCGACCTGGCCACCTGGCGCCGCCACAACGTCGACCTCATGGTCTCGGAGATGCAGCAGCGCGTCCGCGAGGTCAGGCCGGAGGTCGCCTGGGGCATCAGCCCGTCGGGCATCTGGCGCAACAAGGCCGTCGACCCGCTCGGCTCCGACACCAACGGCGGCCAGTCGTACGACAACCTGCACGCCGACACGCGCGGCTGGGTGAAGAAAGGCTGGCTCGACTACATCGCGCCGCAGCTCTACTGGTACATCGGCCAGCCGCCCGCCGACTACTCCAAGCTCGTCCCGTGGTGGTCGGACGTGGCGAGCGGCACGAACACGCTGCTGTGGATCGGCCAGGCGGCCTACAAGGCGGGCGACCCGGCGCAGGCGGCCCCGTGGCAGGACCCGGCCGAGCTGTCCAAGCACCTCACGCTCAACCGCGCCCACCCCGAGATCTCCGGCGACATCTGGTACAACGCCAACGACCTGCGCGCCGACCGGATCGCCTCGATCAGCACGGCCGTCGGCGACCACTACACCCGCCCCGCGCTGGCGCCGGTCCTGCCCCGGCTGGCGGGCGGCGAAGGGCCGCGGCGTCCCGTCGTGGCGTACGCGCTGCGCCGCCCGGCCGGTGGCGTGGAGGTGCGGGCGGTCGCGACGGGCCGCGACGAGCCGTTCCAGTTCGCGGTGTTCCGCTTCCCGGACCGGGCGGCCTCGGGGGCCTTCGGCGACGCGCGTCACCTCGTCGCCGTCGTCCCCGGCGACCGGCAGGTCCGATGGGTGGACCCCGACGGCAAGCGGGGTGACCACTACTACGTGGTGGCGGTCGACCGGGCCAACCGGACGAGCAGGCCCAGCAACGGGTTCAGGGTCCTCTAG
- a CDS encoding alpha/beta hydrolase — MLCCLRLLAGCVRVRRKEARVSGHRTLLLVHGAWHGPWCWQPLIDHLPDVDVRTVTLSSSGKAPAVLGDLYDDAEVVAKALAAIDAPTVVVGHSYGGCPVSEAAGTVGNVRRVVYLSALMQDVGDSVLSLVGGGYPPYWDVHEQPHGSPDHDYFEVSEPMEVLYGDVEPRLAQQAVARLGRQSLASAVQPLTRAAWHTVPSTYILCEDDLAIPLPVQEEMARRAQRTRRLRSSHSPFLSRPAELALMLREELAG, encoded by the coding sequence GTGCTCTGCTGTCTCCGGCTACTTGCTGGATGCGTGCGCGTCCGCCGGAAAGAGGCACGAGTGAGTGGCCACCGCACCCTCCTGCTCGTGCACGGCGCCTGGCACGGCCCATGGTGCTGGCAGCCATTGATCGACCACCTCCCGGATGTCGACGTACGAACGGTCACCCTGTCCAGCAGCGGAAAGGCACCGGCAGTTCTGGGTGACCTCTATGACGATGCGGAGGTGGTCGCCAAGGCCCTCGCCGCCATCGACGCCCCCACCGTGGTGGTCGGCCATTCCTACGGAGGATGCCCGGTCAGCGAAGCTGCCGGAACTGTCGGTAACGTGCGGCGGGTCGTCTACCTGTCCGCCTTGATGCAGGACGTCGGTGATTCGGTCCTCTCACTGGTAGGCGGCGGGTATCCACCCTATTGGGATGTGCACGAGCAGCCTCATGGAAGCCCGGACCACGATTACTTCGAGGTGTCCGAGCCCATGGAGGTCCTGTACGGCGACGTGGAACCACGCCTGGCGCAGCAAGCCGTCGCCAGGCTCGGCCGCCAGTCGCTGGCCTCGGCCGTCCAGCCGCTCACCCGGGCCGCGTGGCACACGGTGCCCAGTACGTACATCCTGTGCGAGGACGACCTCGCCATCCCCCTGCCCGTCCAGGAAGAAATGGCCAGGCGTGCTCAGCGGACCCGCCGGCTGCGCTCCTCGCACTCACCGTTCCTTTCGCGGCCGGCGGAGTTGGCCCTCATGCTCCGAGAAGAACTCGCCGGATAG
- a CDS encoding FHA domain-containing protein, with protein MEGPFIRIEDTGEVVPLRPEITTVGRGRGVDIRLTDPSVSRLHAEFVRRGPYLYVVDLGLSRNGTRVNGRPIARRVLDDGDVVSFGAARGRIGGVPREDFTPEIELRRAAAPELTRREVDVLTSLCRPALSDEAFVAPATAREIADDLVVTEAAVKQHLLRLYQKFRIPEGTNRRTRLANEVVALGLVRPTPVVPPQRAGAAADQPSAAGRRAS; from the coding sequence GTGGAGGGGCCGTTCATACGCATCGAGGACACCGGCGAGGTGGTCCCGTTGCGCCCCGAGATCACGACGGTGGGGAGGGGCCGCGGTGTCGACATCCGGCTGACCGATCCGAGCGTGTCTCGACTCCATGCCGAGTTCGTCAGGCGAGGACCCTACCTGTATGTCGTTGACCTGGGCCTGTCCCGCAACGGCACGCGGGTGAATGGCAGGCCGATCGCCCGGAGGGTCCTGGACGACGGCGACGTCGTCTCCTTCGGCGCGGCGCGCGGTCGCATCGGCGGAGTCCCCCGCGAGGACTTCACCCCCGAGATCGAGCTCCGCAGGGCGGCGGCGCCCGAGCTGACCAGACGCGAGGTCGACGTGCTGACCTCGCTCTGCCGGCCGGCGCTGTCGGACGAGGCGTTCGTCGCCCCGGCGACCGCCCGCGAGATCGCCGACGACCTCGTCGTGACCGAAGCCGCGGTCAAGCAGCACCTGCTGCGGCTCTACCAGAAGTTCCGGATCCCGGAGGGCACCAACCGGCGCACGCGGCTGGCCAACGAGGTCGTCGCGCTGGGCCTGGTGCGCCCCACCCCTGTGGTGCCACCGCAGCGGGCGGGAGCCGCGGCCGACCAGCCGTCGGCCGCCGGGCGCAGGGCTTCATAG
- a CDS encoding NADP-dependent isocitrate dehydrogenase has translation MPKIKVENPVVELDGDEMTRIIWQFIKDQLILPYLDVDLKYYDLGIEHRDATDDQVTIDAANAIKKYGVGVKCATITPDEARVEEFGLKKMWRSPNGTIRNILGGVIFREPIIMSNVPRLVPGWTKPIVVGRHAFGDQYRATDLKVPGAGTLTLTFTPKDGSEPIELDVYDFPGPGVALAMYNLDESIRDFARASMRYGLARNYPVYLSTKNTILKAYDGRFKDIFAEVFEAEFKEDFEKAGLTYEHRLIDDMVAAAMKWEGGYVWACKNYDGDVQSDTVAQGFGSLGLMTSVLMTPDGRTVEAEAAHGTVTRHYRQHQQGKPTSTNPIASIFAWTRGLAHRGKLDNTPAVTEFANTLERVCIETVESGQMTKDLALLVGGDAEWLTTQDFLAALDENLKKKMSA, from the coding sequence ATGCCCAAGATCAAGGTGGAGAATCCTGTCGTCGAGCTTGACGGCGACGAGATGACCCGGATCATCTGGCAGTTCATCAAGGACCAGCTGATCCTTCCCTACCTCGACGTCGACCTGAAGTACTACGACCTCGGCATCGAGCACCGTGACGCCACGGACGACCAGGTGACGATCGACGCCGCCAACGCCATCAAGAAGTACGGCGTCGGGGTGAAGTGCGCCACCATCACCCCGGACGAGGCGCGGGTCGAGGAGTTCGGCCTGAAGAAGATGTGGAGGTCCCCGAACGGGACCATCCGCAACATCCTCGGCGGCGTCATCTTCCGCGAGCCGATCATCATGTCCAACGTGCCGCGTCTGGTCCCCGGCTGGACCAAGCCGATCGTCGTCGGCCGTCACGCCTTCGGCGACCAGTACCGCGCCACCGACCTCAAGGTCCCCGGCGCGGGCACGCTGACCCTCACCTTCACCCCGAAGGACGGCTCCGAGCCGATCGAGCTGGACGTCTACGACTTCCCCGGCCCCGGCGTCGCGCTGGCCATGTACAACCTGGACGAGTCGATCCGCGACTTCGCCCGCGCGTCCATGCGCTACGGCCTGGCCCGCAACTACCCGGTCTACCTCTCCACCAAGAACACGATCCTCAAGGCCTACGACGGCCGCTTCAAGGACATCTTCGCCGAGGTCTTCGAGGCCGAGTTCAAGGAGGACTTCGAGAAGGCCGGGCTCACCTACGAGCACCGCCTGATCGACGACATGGTCGCCGCGGCCATGAAGTGGGAGGGCGGCTACGTCTGGGCGTGCAAGAACTACGACGGCGACGTGCAGTCCGACACGGTCGCGCAGGGCTTCGGCTCGCTCGGCCTGATGACGTCCGTCCTCATGACGCCCGACGGCCGCACCGTCGAGGCCGAGGCCGCGCACGGCACGGTGACCCGTCACTACCGCCAGCACCAGCAGGGCAAGCCCACCTCCACCAACCCGATCGCCTCGATCTTCGCGTGGACGCGTGGCCTGGCCCACCGCGGCAAGCTCGACAACACCCCCGCGGTGACCGAGTTCGCCAACACGCTGGAGCGGGTCTGCATCGAGACCGTCGAGAGCGGTCAGATGACCAAGGACCTGGCGCTGCTCGTCGGCGGCGACGCCGAGTGGCTGACCACCCAGGACTTCCTGGCCGCGCTGGACGAGAACCTCAAGAAGAAGATGTCCGCCTAG
- a CDS encoding anhydro-N-acetylmuramic acid kinase encodes MRVLGLISGTSHDGIDSAVVDWSLDGGTLIGRIEHVGERPYEAGLRARIVAALPPNRVDMGEVCALDTLIGQAFADAARHGPRADLICSHGQTLFHWVEGGRVLGTLQLGQPAWIAERTGLPVVSDVRVRDVAAGGQGAPLVSYLDLLLVAGLPGRAGALNLGGIANLTVAGTAAAGPIAYDTGPACALIDAAAPPYDEDGALGAAGTVDEKLLAELLTEPYYAQDPPKTTGKELFTPGYVRARAGADLPLPDLVATLTALTAETVAAELRGHRLDTVVVSGGGVRNPTLMGMLRARAPHTRLMASDELGVPAGAKEAVAFSLFGWLTAHGLPATVPGCTGATGARVLGTVTPGSDPLTLPEPLAEAPVAIRLL; translated from the coding sequence ATGCGGGTTCTCGGTCTCATCTCCGGCACGTCGCACGACGGCATCGACAGCGCGGTCGTCGACTGGTCACTCGACGGCGGCACGCTCATCGGCAGGATCGAGCACGTCGGCGAGCGGCCGTACGAGGCCGGGCTGAGAGCCCGCATCGTCGCCGCCCTCCCGCCCAACCGGGTGGACATGGGGGAGGTGTGCGCGCTCGACACCCTCATCGGCCAGGCGTTCGCCGACGCGGCACGGCACGGGCCCAGGGCGGACCTGATCTGCTCCCACGGGCAGACGCTGTTCCACTGGGTGGAAGGTGGCCGGGTGCTGGGCACGCTGCAGCTCGGCCAGCCCGCCTGGATCGCCGAGCGCACCGGGCTGCCGGTCGTCTCGGACGTGCGGGTCCGCGACGTCGCCGCCGGTGGGCAGGGCGCGCCGCTCGTGTCGTATCTCGACCTGCTGCTCGTGGCGGGGCTGCCCGGCCGCGCCGGAGCGCTCAACCTCGGCGGCATCGCCAACCTGACCGTCGCCGGGACGGCCGCCGCGGGCCCGATCGCCTACGACACCGGGCCCGCGTGCGCCCTCATCGACGCCGCGGCGCCGCCGTACGACGAGGACGGCGCGCTCGGCGCGGCGGGCACGGTGGACGAGAAGCTGCTCGCCGAGCTGCTGACCGAGCCCTACTACGCCCAGGACCCGCCGAAGACGACCGGCAAGGAACTCTTCACGCCCGGCTACGTCCGCGCCCGAGCCGGAGCCGACCTGCCGCTGCCCGATCTGGTGGCCACGCTGACGGCGCTGACCGCCGAGACCGTCGCCGCCGAGCTGCGCGGGCACCGGCTCGACACGGTGGTCGTGTCGGGCGGCGGTGTGCGCAACCCCACGCTGATGGGCATGCTGCGCGCACGCGCGCCGCACACGCGGCTGATGGCCAGCGACGAGCTCGGCGTGCCGGCCGGAGCGAAGGAGGCCGTCGCCTTCTCGCTCTTCGGCTGGCTCACCGCGCACGGCCTGCCGGCCACCGTGCCCGGGTGCACGGGCGCCACGGGGGCGCGCGTGCTGGGCACGGTGACACCTGGCTCCGACCCTCTGACGCTGCCGGAACCCCTCGCCGAAGCCCCGGTCGCGATCCGGCTGCTATGA